A region from the Rhizobium sp. ARZ01 genome encodes:
- a CDS encoding DUF6481 family protein, whose amino-acid sequence MKNTRDNELVDRRSAAANAKAALLEAYRAAKTAAEPTQQARQAERQAIAAAREERRANRERVKIEERERLQAEAAEREAAIAAAARADIEAREAAEKDRIARVIEDEAARKAERDRRYANRKARQK is encoded by the coding sequence TTGAAAAACACCAGAGACAATGAACTCGTCGATCGGCGCAGTGCCGCAGCCAATGCAAAAGCTGCTCTACTTGAAGCCTATCGTGCCGCAAAGACTGCCGCAGAACCGACCCAGCAAGCCCGTCAGGCAGAGCGCCAGGCTATCGCCGCGGCCAGGGAAGAACGGCGCGCCAATCGGGAGCGGGTAAAGATCGAGGAGCGGGAGCGTCTACAGGCCGAGGCGGCAGAGCGCGAGGCCGCGATCGCGGCCGCCGCGAGAGCCGACATCGAAGCACGCGAGGCGGCCGAGAAAGACCGAATTGCCCGTGTGATAGAGGACGAGGCCGCTCGCAAGGCCGAACGCGATCGGCGTTACGCCAATCGCAAAGCGAGACAAAAATAG
- a CDS encoding aldehyde dehydrogenase family protein — MTNVDVKQETAKLLDKLGVSASAWQGGDMASYSPVSGEEIAKLKTVSAADTNKVIDAAHEAFTDWRLVPAPKRGELVRLFGEELRAAKADLGRLVSIEAGKITSEGLGEVQEMIDICDFAVGLSRQLYGLTIATERPGHRMMETWHPLGVVGVISAFNFPVAVWAWNTALALVCGNSVVWKPSEKTPLTALASQAILERAIARFGDAPKNLSQVLIGDRAIGEVLVDNPKVALVSATGSTRMGKEVGPRLAKRFARSILELGGNNAGIVCPSADLDMALRAIAFGAMGTAGQRCTTLRRLFVHDSVYDQLVPRLKKAYESVSVGNPLETSALVGPLVDRQAFDNMQKALEAAKAEGGKVVGGNRVTEAGKDTAYYVKPAIVEMPKQCGPVLEETFAPILYVMKYSDFDKALEEHNAVAAGLSSSIFTLNVQEAERFLSADGSDCGIANVNIGTSGAEIGGAFGGEKETGGGRESGSDAWKAYMRRATNTVNYSKALPLAQGVSFDIE; from the coding sequence ATGACCAACGTCGATGTGAAACAGGAAACCGCAAAGCTTCTCGACAAGCTCGGTGTCTCGGCCTCCGCCTGGCAGGGTGGCGACATGGCCTCCTACAGCCCGGTCAGCGGCGAAGAGATCGCCAAGCTGAAGACCGTCTCGGCCGCCGATACCAACAAGGTCATCGACGCCGCACATGAAGCATTCACGGACTGGCGCCTCGTTCCCGCACCGAAGCGCGGCGAACTCGTGCGTCTGTTCGGCGAGGAACTGCGCGCCGCCAAGGCTGACCTCGGCCGTCTCGTCTCGATCGAGGCCGGCAAGATCACCTCCGAAGGCCTTGGCGAGGTGCAGGAAATGATCGACATCTGCGACTTCGCAGTCGGCCTTTCCCGCCAGCTCTACGGCCTGACGATCGCCACCGAGCGCCCCGGCCACCGCATGATGGAAACCTGGCATCCGCTGGGCGTCGTCGGCGTCATCTCCGCCTTCAACTTCCCCGTCGCCGTCTGGGCGTGGAACACGGCACTCGCGCTTGTCTGCGGCAACTCGGTCGTCTGGAAGCCGTCGGAAAAGACCCCGCTCACCGCTCTTGCCTCTCAGGCGATCCTCGAGCGCGCCATCGCCCGCTTCGGCGACGCGCCGAAGAACCTCAGCCAGGTCCTGATCGGCGACCGCGCCATCGGTGAAGTCCTCGTCGACAACCCGAAGGTCGCGCTCGTTTCGGCCACCGGCTCCACCCGCATGGGCAAGGAAGTCGGCCCGCGTCTGGCAAAGCGCTTTGCCCGCTCGATCCTCGAGCTCGGCGGCAACAATGCCGGCATTGTCTGCCCGTCGGCCGACCTCGACATGGCCCTGCGTGCCATCGCCTTCGGTGCCATGGGCACTGCCGGCCAGCGCTGCACCACGCTTCGCCGCCTGTTCGTGCACGACAGCGTCTACGACCAGCTCGTACCGCGCCTGAAGAAGGCCTATGAGAGCGTCTCCGTCGGAAACCCGCTGGAAACGTCTGCTCTCGTCGGCCCCCTGGTCGACAGGCAGGCCTTTGACAACATGCAGAAGGCGCTGGAAGCGGCCAAGGCCGAAGGCGGCAAGGTCGTCGGCGGCAACCGCGTGACGGAAGCCGGCAAGGACACCGCCTACTACGTCAAGCCGGCGATCGTCGAAATGCCGAAGCAGTGCGGCCCGGTTCTCGAAGAAACCTTCGCACCGATCCTCTACGTCATGAAGTACTCCGACTTCGACAAGGCGCTTGAGGAGCACAACGCAGTTGCAGCTGGCCTGTCGTCCTCGATCTTCACGCTGAATGTGCAGGAAGCCGAGCGCTTCCTTTCCGCTGACGGTTCGGACTGCGGCATCGCCAACGTCAACATCGGCACCTCGGGCGCGGAAATCGGCGGCGCGTTCGGCGGTGAGAAGGAAACCGGCGGTGGCCGTGAGTCCGGCTCGGACGCCTGGAAGGCTTACATGCGCCGCGCCACGAACACGGTGAACTACTCGAAGGCCCTGCCGCTGGCACAGGGCGTCTCGTTCGATATCGAGTAA
- a CDS encoding FAD-binding oxidoreductase, producing MIDNTHIEALRSLLGEKGLLTERNDMAAYETGARYDQGRAAFVARPVSTEEVSAVVAYCVRNGIALVPQSGNTGLVSGATPDASGDQGVLSLDRLTALFELDRVNRTLTAGAGLRLSEVNQWLDEAGLFFPIDLGADPRLGGMIATNTGGSRFLRYGDVRRNTLGLKVVLADARGTVLDLGSGLRKNNTGVDWKQVFIGTSGAFGIVTECVLNLEPLPRQTATAFLVPSSPDRVPDLLVAMEEALGSYLSAFEGMSGNAVSAALAHVPSLRNPFERGIVPDFVILAEISRTSPPRDGEQPLDAVLEEVLAAIWESESAPLADAFVGPPHEMWALRHALSEGVKHSGRLIAFDLSFRRGDIMRFLDHMKVEMPKHFEGVTICDFGHIGDGGVHFNLVVPTDDPRVADGAFEARLREWVFSVAVETFDGSYSAEHAIGRKNQVFYDRYTPEAIRRLAAGLKEITSPGPLGSVTF from the coding sequence ATGATCGACAACACGCATATCGAAGCGCTGCGTTCGCTGCTCGGGGAGAAAGGTCTTCTCACCGAGCGCAACGACATGGCGGCTTATGAGACCGGCGCGCGCTACGACCAGGGGCGCGCCGCTTTCGTCGCGCGTCCGGTATCCACGGAAGAAGTCTCTGCCGTCGTCGCCTATTGCGTCAGAAACGGCATTGCGCTCGTACCACAGTCCGGCAATACCGGGCTCGTTTCCGGCGCGACCCCGGACGCAAGCGGCGATCAGGGCGTGCTCAGCCTCGATCGCCTGACGGCGCTCTTCGAGCTTGACCGGGTCAACCGGACGCTGACGGCTGGCGCCGGACTTCGGCTCTCCGAGGTCAACCAGTGGCTGGACGAGGCTGGCCTGTTCTTCCCGATCGATCTCGGCGCCGATCCGCGTCTCGGCGGCATGATCGCGACGAACACCGGCGGCTCGCGCTTCCTGCGCTACGGCGACGTACGCCGCAACACGCTGGGCCTGAAGGTGGTGCTCGCCGATGCGCGGGGCACGGTGCTCGACCTCGGCTCCGGTCTGCGCAAGAACAACACCGGCGTCGACTGGAAGCAGGTTTTCATCGGCACCTCGGGCGCCTTCGGCATCGTCACCGAATGCGTGCTCAATCTCGAACCTCTGCCACGCCAGACGGCAACCGCCTTCCTCGTCCCCTCGTCGCCGGACCGCGTGCCGGACCTGCTGGTGGCGATGGAAGAGGCGCTTGGCAGCTACCTTTCCGCCTTCGAGGGCATGTCGGGCAATGCCGTGTCGGCCGCGCTCGCGCATGTACCCTCTCTGCGCAATCCGTTCGAACGCGGCATCGTGCCGGACTTCGTCATCCTCGCCGAAATCTCCCGCACTTCCCCGCCGCGTGATGGCGAGCAGCCGCTCGATGCTGTGCTCGAAGAGGTGCTGGCCGCGATATGGGAAAGCGAGAGCGCTCCGCTCGCCGACGCTTTCGTCGGACCGCCGCACGAGATGTGGGCGCTGCGGCATGCGCTGTCGGAAGGCGTGAAGCATAGCGGGCGATTGATCGCGTTTGATCTTTCCTTCCGCCGTGGTGACATCATGCGCTTCCTCGACCATATGAAGGTCGAGATGCCAAAGCACTTTGAAGGTGTGACGATCTGCGACTTCGGCCATATCGGCGACGGGGGCGTACACTTCAATCTGGTCGTTCCCACCGATGATCCGCGTGTCGCGGATGGCGCGTTCGAGGCGCGTTTGCGCGAATGGGTCTTTTCCGTTGCTGTCGAAACGTTTGACGGAAGCTACAGTGCCGAGCATGCGATAGGCCGCAAGAACCAGGTCTTCTACGACCGCTACACGCCCGAGGCGATCCGCAGGCTCGCTGCGGGGCTGAAGGAGATCACCTCGCCGGGCCCGCTCGGCAGCGTAACCTTTTGA
- a CDS encoding saccharopine dehydrogenase family protein, with translation MKEIVVIGAGKIGSTIARLLAHSGDYKVTVADRSAEQLTAIEEHKAVITAVVDIADSKALVELLKGKFAVLSAAPYHLTVAIAEAAAAAGIHYLDLTEDVESTRAVKRIAAKAETAFIPQCGLAPGFISICANDLASRFDTLESVRMRVGALPQYPSNALNYNLTWSTDGVINEYIEPCEAIVEGSLIEVPALEEREEFSLDGVTYEAFNTSGGLGTLCETLEGKVRTLNYKTIRYPGHAAIMKALLNDLGLRHRREVLKDIFENALPTTTQDVVIIFVTVSGRKDGRLIQETYANKVYSAVIAGQMHSAIQITTAGSICAVLDMLADGSLRAKGFVKQEEIGLDAFLANRFGHYYAQDQHGARAAS, from the coding sequence ATGAAAGAAATCGTCGTCATCGGCGCGGGCAAGATCGGTTCCACCATTGCGCGGCTGCTCGCGCACAGCGGGGACTACAAGGTCACCGTCGCCGACCGTTCCGCCGAACAGCTCACGGCCATCGAAGAGCACAAGGCCGTCATCACCGCCGTCGTCGACATCGCCGACAGCAAGGCACTGGTCGAGCTGCTGAAGGGCAAGTTCGCCGTTCTCAGCGCTGCCCCCTATCACCTGACCGTCGCGATCGCCGAAGCTGCGGCTGCCGCCGGCATCCATTACCTCGACCTCACCGAAGACGTCGAATCCACCCGCGCCGTCAAGCGCATCGCCGCCAAGGCCGAGACCGCCTTCATCCCGCAGTGCGGCCTGGCACCGGGCTTCATCTCCATCTGCGCCAATGACCTCGCCAGCCGCTTCGACACGCTGGAGAGCGTGCGCATGCGCGTCGGCGCCCTGCCGCAGTACCCGTCGAACGCGCTCAACTACAACCTCACCTGGAGCACGGACGGCGTCATCAACGAGTACATCGAGCCCTGCGAGGCGATCGTTGAAGGCTCGCTGATCGAAGTCCCGGCCCTGGAAGAGCGCGAAGAATTCTCGCTCGACGGCGTCACCTATGAAGCCTTCAACACTTCCGGTGGCCTCGGCACGCTGTGCGAGACGCTGGAAGGCAAGGTTCGCACGCTGAACTACAAGACGATCCGCTATCCGGGCCACGCCGCGATCATGAAGGCGCTGCTCAACGACCTCGGCCTGCGTCACCGCCGCGAAGTGCTGAAGGACATCTTCGAGAACGCGCTGCCGACCACCACCCAGGACGTCGTGATCATCTTCGTCACCGTCTCGGGCCGCAAGGACGGCCGCCTGATCCAGGAAACCTACGCCAACAAGGTCTACAGCGCCGTCATCGCCGGGCAGATGCACTCGGCGATCCAGATCACTACGGCAGGCTCGATCTGCGCAGTGCTCGACATGCTGGCTGACGGCTCGCTACGCGCCAAGGGCTTCGTCAAGCAGGAAGAAATCGGCCTCGACGCCTTCCTCGCCAACCGCTTCGGCCACTATTACGCACAGGACCAGCACGGCGCCCGCGCGGCGAGCTGA
- a CDS encoding pyridoxal phosphate-dependent aminotransferase, whose amino-acid sequence MTIATKIEEAGFKPASRIASIGVSKILQIGARAAAMKREGLPVIILGAGEPDFDTPDNVKQAAKAAIDRGETKYTALDGTPELKKAIAEKFRRENGIDYALDEVTVATGAKQILFNAFMASVNPGDEVIIPTPYWTSYSDIVEICGGVPVLIPCDAEAGFRLKADQLERAITPKTRWVLLNSPSNPSGAAYSEADYRPLLDVLLKHPHVWLMVDDMYEHIVYDGFKFVTPVAIEPKLKERALTINGVSKAYAMTGWRIGYAGGPKALIKAMAVIQSQATSCPSSVSQAASVEALNGPQGFLKDRQASFKHRRDLVVSALNAIPGLDCRTPEGAFYTFSGCSGVLGKKTPAGKLIETDADFTDYLLEVAHVAVVPGSAFGLSPYFRISYATSEAELTEALKRIAEACAKLA is encoded by the coding sequence ATGACGATTGCGACCAAGATTGAGGAGGCGGGCTTCAAGCCCGCCTCGCGGATCGCCTCGATCGGCGTTTCCAAGATCCTGCAGATCGGCGCGCGTGCCGCGGCGATGAAGCGTGAGGGCCTGCCGGTCATCATCCTCGGTGCCGGCGAGCCTGATTTCGACACCCCCGACAACGTCAAGCAGGCGGCCAAGGCCGCGATCGACCGCGGTGAGACGAAGTACACCGCACTTGACGGCACGCCCGAGCTGAAGAAGGCGATCGCGGAAAAATTCCGCCGCGAGAACGGCATCGACTACGCCCTCGACGAGGTCACCGTCGCCACCGGCGCCAAGCAGATACTGTTCAACGCCTTCATGGCGAGCGTGAACCCCGGCGACGAGGTGATCATCCCCACGCCCTACTGGACCTCCTATTCCGACATCGTCGAGATCTGCGGCGGCGTGCCGGTGCTGATCCCCTGCGATGCCGAGGCCGGCTTCCGCCTGAAGGCTGATCAACTCGAAAGGGCGATCACCCCGAAGACCCGCTGGGTGCTCCTAAACTCGCCGTCGAACCCCTCCGGTGCCGCCTATAGCGAGGCGGACTATCGCCCACTGCTCGACGTGCTGCTGAAACATCCGCATGTCTGGCTGATGGTCGACGACATGTACGAGCACATCGTCTATGACGGCTTCAAGTTCGTCACGCCGGTTGCAATTGAGCCTAAGCTGAAGGAACGGGCGCTGACGATCAACGGCGTCTCCAAGGCCTATGCAATGACCGGCTGGCGCATAGGCTATGCCGGTGGCCCGAAGGCACTGATCAAGGCGATGGCGGTGATCCAGAGTCAGGCGACGTCCTGCCCCTCCTCCGTCAGCCAGGCGGCTTCCGTGGAAGCGCTCAACGGCCCGCAGGGCTTCCTGAAGGATCGTCAGGCGAGCTTCAAGCACCGCCGCGACCTCGTCGTTTCGGCCCTGAACGCCATCCCCGGCCTCGACTGCCGTACCCCTGAAGGCGCCTTCTACACCTTCTCCGGTTGCAGCGGTGTGCTCGGCAAGAAGACGCCCGCAGGCAAGCTGATCGAGACCGACGCCGACTTCACCGACTATCTCTTGGAAGTCGCCCACGTCGCCGTCGTCCCGGGCTCCGCCTTCGGTCTGTCGCCCTACTTCCGCATCTCCTACGCAACGTCGGAGGCGGAGCTGACGGAAGCGCTGAAGCGCATCGCCGAGGCCTGCGCTAAGCTCGCCTGA
- a CDS encoding GFA family protein has protein sequence MHSGGCLCGWIRFEAIGPAERPHTCSCKMCQRHTGALTAAWVEFPRDRVRWTGPGGEPSTFRSSAYSSRAFCGKCGSSIGAVDEDPTIALLVGGFDEADGDGLMPAYHSFEDGRPLWWCVGVKDGAA, from the coding sequence ATGCATAGCGGTGGTTGCCTGTGCGGCTGGATCAGATTCGAGGCGATAGGCCCGGCCGAAAGGCCGCACACCTGCTCTTGCAAGATGTGCCAACGACACACCGGTGCGCTGACAGCCGCGTGGGTCGAGTTTCCGCGTGACCGCGTGCGGTGGACCGGACCTGGGGGAGAGCCGTCAACCTTCAGATCATCAGCCTATTCCAGCCGTGCCTTCTGCGGAAAATGCGGAAGCTCGATCGGTGCAGTCGACGAGGACCCGACGATCGCACTCCTTGTTGGCGGCTTTGATGAAGCAGATGGCGATGGGCTGATGCCGGCGTATCACTCCTTCGAAGACGGGCGACCACTATGGTGGTGCGTCGGCGTGAAGGACGGAGCGGCCTAA
- a CDS encoding VOC family protein: MNAKSYVSADAIRSDFSAAMSAMYRDEVPAYGTLMSLVARVNDDTLAADPHLQARLAATDSLDRISEERHGAIRLGSPEELSMMRRAFAVMGMYPVGYYDLSTAGVPVHSTAFRPVGDAALKRNPFRIFTSLLRLDLIADETLRNEAAAVLASRQIFTVRAIELVEKAEKDGGLEADDAAEFVREVLETFRWHDHAIVSAGMYKRLHDAHRLIADVVSFKGPHINHLTPRTLDIDKVQALMPEEGIAPKAVVEGPPTRECPILLRQTSFKALEEAVSFIGDSGDWKAGSHTARFGEIEQRGIALTPKGRALYDKLLNDTRAVVRPAADGSNAAEYEAALEKVFKAFPDDWNEIRKQGLGYFAFSLTEKGRTATATATDIETLITDGHMQFDPIVYEDFLPVSAAGIFQSNLGDDATQEFVASPNQVMFERDLGAKVLDEFAHYAGIERTSIEKCLGTTNMAVAAE; the protein is encoded by the coding sequence ATGAACGCAAAATCGTATGTTTCCGCCGACGCAATCCGTTCGGATTTCTCTGCCGCCATGTCCGCGATGTATCGCGACGAAGTACCGGCCTACGGTACGCTGATGTCGCTGGTCGCCCGCGTGAACGACGATACGCTCGCCGCCGACCCGCATTTGCAGGCGCGTCTCGCTGCGACAGATTCGCTTGATCGCATCTCCGAGGAGCGTCACGGTGCGATCCGCCTCGGCTCGCCCGAAGAACTGTCGATGATGCGCCGCGCCTTCGCAGTCATGGGCATGTATCCGGTCGGCTACTATGATCTGTCGACCGCCGGCGTTCCTGTGCATTCGACCGCCTTCCGGCCGGTCGGCGATGCGGCACTAAAGCGCAACCCGTTCCGCATCTTCACCTCGCTGCTGCGCCTCGACCTGATCGCTGACGAGACCTTGCGCAATGAAGCTGCGGCCGTCCTCGCCTCACGACAGATCTTCACCGTTCGCGCCATCGAGCTGGTCGAGAAGGCCGAAAAGGATGGCGGACTGGAAGCAGATGACGCCGCCGAATTCGTTCGCGAAGTGCTCGAAACCTTCCGCTGGCACGATCACGCCATCGTCAGTGCCGGCATGTACAAGCGCCTGCACGACGCGCACCGCCTGATCGCCGACGTCGTCTCCTTCAAGGGGCCGCACATCAACCACCTCACCCCGCGCACCCTCGACATCGACAAGGTGCAGGCATTGATGCCGGAGGAAGGGATCGCACCCAAGGCCGTCGTCGAAGGACCGCCGACCCGCGAATGCCCAATTCTCCTGCGCCAGACCTCGTTCAAGGCGCTGGAGGAGGCTGTCTCCTTCATCGGCGACAGCGGCGACTGGAAGGCCGGTTCGCACACCGCCCGCTTCGGTGAGATCGAGCAGCGCGGCATCGCGCTGACGCCGAAGGGCCGCGCGCTCTATGACAAGCTCCTGAACGACACCCGTGCGGTCGTTCGTCCGGCAGCGGATGGTTCGAACGCGGCAGAATACGAAGCAGCGCTTGAGAAGGTATTCAAGGCGTTCCCGGACGACTGGAATGAAATCCGCAAGCAGGGCCTCGGCTACTTTGCCTTTTCGCTGACCGAGAAGGGCCGCACGGCAACCGCTACCGCTACGGACATCGAGACACTGATCACCGACGGCCATATGCAGTTCGACCCGATCGTCTACGAGGACTTCCTCCCCGTTTCCGCCGCCGGCATCTTCCAGTCGAACCTCGGCGACGATGCGACGCAGGAATTTGTCGCGAGCCCGAACCAGGTCATGTTCGAGCGCGATCTCGGCGCCAAGGTGCTCGATGAGTTTGCCCACTATGCGGGCATCGAACGGACGTCTATTGAAAAGTGCCTCGGCACGACCAACATGGCCGTTGCTGCGGAGTGA
- a CDS encoding LysR family transcriptional regulator, translating into MKLSRRLIPDVTTLQAFECAARHGSFTQAANELNLTQSAVSRQIKDLEEQLGVLLFERVRQRVVLSEDGRRFLPEVRKLLHQTEETMLRAMSAARSDHSLTIATLPTFGSRWLTPRIAAFLEQYPGTIINVASRSAPFDFDEESFDLAIHYGQPVWARANCSYLCSEVILPAANPELMRKWQLEDPKDLETAPLLHLATRPKLWAQWFELNGGATETAYRGHRFDQFSMVIEAAVAGLGFALLPRYLIEQELASGRLSVVFDRPMQTDNSYYLVVPEGKLENSLSQAFRSWIATQVP; encoded by the coding sequence ATGAAGTTGAGCCGCAGGCTGATACCGGATGTGACGACGCTGCAGGCCTTCGAGTGCGCCGCGCGCCACGGCAGCTTCACCCAGGCTGCCAACGAGCTGAACCTCACCCAGAGCGCCGTCAGCCGCCAGATCAAAGATCTGGAGGAACAACTCGGCGTGCTGCTGTTCGAGCGCGTGCGCCAGCGCGTCGTGCTGTCGGAGGACGGGCGCCGTTTCCTGCCGGAAGTCCGAAAGCTACTGCACCAGACGGAAGAGACGATGCTGCGCGCCATGTCGGCGGCACGCTCCGACCACAGCCTGACGATCGCCACGCTGCCGACCTTCGGTAGCCGCTGGCTGACGCCGCGCATTGCCGCTTTCCTGGAGCAGTATCCCGGGACGATCATCAACGTTGCCTCGCGCTCAGCACCCTTCGACTTCGATGAGGAGAGCTTCGATCTCGCCATCCACTACGGCCAGCCCGTCTGGGCGCGGGCCAATTGCTCCTATCTTTGCAGCGAGGTGATCCTGCCGGCAGCGAACCCCGAGCTGATGCGCAAATGGCAATTGGAGGATCCGAAGGACCTGGAGACGGCGCCGCTCCTGCATCTCGCGACCCGGCCAAAACTCTGGGCGCAGTGGTTCGAGCTGAACGGCGGGGCGACCGAGACCGCCTATCGCGGACATCGCTTCGATCAATTCTCGATGGTGATCGAGGCGGCGGTCGCGGGCCTCGGCTTCGCGCTCCTGCCGCGCTACCTGATCGAACAGGAATTGGCGAGCGGCCGTCTCTCCGTTGTGTTCGACCGGCCGATGCAGACAGACAACAGCTACTATCTCGTCGTGCCGGAAGGAAAACTCGAGAATTCACTGAGCCAGGCTTTCCGCAGCTGGATCGCGACGCAGGTCCCTTGA
- a CDS encoding FAD-binding oxidoreductase, producing the protein MQNDPRSHGLWEMTAPSAPVTQTLSGTAEADVVIVGGGFTGLSAALHLAERGTKVVLLEGKEIGFGGSGRNVGLVNAGMWTMPDELPGVLGQLYGDRLLELLGNAPRLVFELVQKHAIECEINPVGTLHCAIGKSGLEELQQRAEQWGRRGAPVTLLDAAETARRVGTNAYAGSLLDMRAGTIQPLAYVRGLAKAAIAAGAKVYTASPVTGAERSGKRWTVKTDKGAVTADWVIVATNAYTVAPWAEVRAELVHLPYFNFATKPLSPELQKKIVPGREGVWDTAEILSSYRYDQRGRLVFGSVGALRGTGAAIHKAWARRALKKLFPEIGDIGFEAEWYGKIGMTTDNLPRFHRLADNVIGFSGYNGRGIAPGTVFGKVLARHIAGEISEKDLPLPVTDPVAQSFRPVREGYYEVGAQLAHLVQARI; encoded by the coding sequence ATGCAGAATGATCCCCGTTCCCACGGACTGTGGGAAATGACCGCCCCATCCGCTCCCGTGACGCAGACCCTTTCCGGCACCGCTGAAGCGGACGTGGTGATCGTCGGCGGCGGCTTCACCGGACTGTCCGCGGCGCTGCATCTCGCGGAACGGGGAACGAAGGTGGTACTGCTCGAAGGCAAGGAAATCGGCTTCGGCGGCTCGGGTCGCAACGTCGGTCTCGTCAATGCCGGCATGTGGACGATGCCGGACGAACTGCCGGGCGTCCTCGGCCAGCTCTACGGCGACCGGCTGCTCGAACTTCTCGGCAATGCGCCGCGGCTTGTATTCGAACTCGTGCAGAAGCACGCGATCGAATGCGAGATCAATCCTGTCGGTACGCTGCATTGCGCGATCGGCAAATCTGGGCTCGAGGAGCTTCAGCAGCGCGCCGAACAATGGGGACGGCGCGGCGCACCGGTGACGTTGCTCGATGCCGCCGAGACGGCGCGGCGCGTCGGCACGAATGCCTATGCCGGTTCGCTCCTCGACATGCGCGCCGGGACGATCCAGCCGCTCGCCTATGTGCGCGGGCTGGCGAAGGCGGCGATTGCGGCCGGCGCGAAGGTTTACACGGCGAGCCCGGTGACCGGTGCCGAACGCTCCGGCAAGCGCTGGACGGTGAAAACCGATAAGGGCGCCGTGACCGCCGATTGGGTCATCGTTGCCACGAATGCCTACACGGTCGCACCGTGGGCGGAAGTCCGCGCCGAGCTCGTCCACCTTCCCTATTTCAACTTCGCCACCAAACCACTCTCTCCGGAACTGCAGAAGAAGATCGTGCCGGGGCGCGAAGGTGTGTGGGACACGGCGGAAATCCTGTCCTCCTATCGTTACGATCAGCGCGGCCGGCTCGTCTTCGGCAGTGTGGGCGCATTGCGCGGAACCGGCGCTGCGATCCACAAGGCCTGGGCACGGCGCGCTCTGAAGAAGCTGTTCCCGGAAATCGGCGACATTGGCTTCGAGGCCGAGTGGTACGGCAAGATCGGTATGACCACCGACAACCTGCCGCGCTTCCACAGACTGGCGGACAACGTGATCGGCTTTTCCGGCTACAACGGTCGCGGTATCGCGCCGGGCACGGTGTTCGGCAAGGTTCTGGCGCGGCACATCGCTGGCGAGATCTCAGAGAAGGACCTGCCGTTGCCGGTGACCGATCCGGTGGCGCAGTCGTTCCGACCGGTTCGCGAGGGCTACTACGAGGTCGGCGCCCAGCTTGCGCATCTGGTTCAGGCGCGGATCTGA